The following proteins are encoded in a genomic region of Spirosoma sp. SC4-14:
- a CDS encoding amidase, translated as MNRRRFIKTSSVVSVSATAVAATACSSPKTSDTENKDTPYVDDFALNELTINDLQQKMKSGEYTSEAITKLYLDRIDAIDKKGPALNAVIEVNPDALAIAKTMDQERKDGKLRGPMHGIPVLIKDNIDTGDQMMTTAGSLALEGHKAAGDAFIVAQLRKAGAVILGKTNLSEWANFRSSRSTSGWSSRGGQTRNPYVLGRNPSGSSSGSGSATSANLCAVAVGTETDGSIIAPSSHCGLVGLKPTVGLVSRSGIIPISQTQDTAGPMTRTVTDAAILLGALVGVDPADAVTLGSRGKSAADYTQFLKADALAGKRIGIEKSFLEGHEDVVALYKAAIDVLKKQGATVVEVELRKELRETGNAEFTVLQYEFKDGLNRYLAKANASVKSLADVIAFNKKNQAKAMPYFKQETLESSEAKGDLSSKEYTDALAKTRSWRQRIDQLMTTHKLDAIGGTSIGPAGCIDLINGDYDTGFYFCQPAAMAGYPHLTIPMGMVHGLPVGFSLIAGAYQEGPLLALGYAYEQFSKKRVRPGFVESLIPG; from the coding sequence ATGAACCGTCGACGTTTTATTAAAACCAGTTCAGTTGTTTCGGTATCAGCTACTGCGGTGGCCGCAACCGCCTGCTCATCCCCAAAAACCTCAGATACAGAAAATAAAGATACGCCCTATGTGGACGACTTTGCCCTGAATGAGTTGACTATCAATGATCTGCAGCAGAAAATGAAGTCGGGTGAGTACACGTCCGAAGCGATCACCAAACTCTACCTGGATCGTATTGATGCCATCGACAAAAAGGGACCAGCTCTGAACGCGGTCATTGAGGTGAATCCGGATGCGCTGGCCATCGCAAAAACGATGGATCAGGAGCGGAAAGACGGCAAACTTCGCGGTCCGATGCACGGCATTCCGGTGCTTATCAAAGATAATATCGATACGGGCGACCAGATGATGACCACTGCTGGTTCGCTGGCCCTCGAAGGGCATAAAGCGGCTGGCGATGCGTTTATTGTTGCGCAGCTGCGAAAGGCGGGCGCGGTCATTTTGGGCAAAACCAATCTGAGCGAGTGGGCCAATTTTCGGTCCAGCCGTTCGACCAGTGGCTGGAGTAGTCGCGGTGGCCAGACCCGCAATCCGTATGTGCTGGGCCGCAACCCAAGCGGTTCCAGCTCAGGTTCTGGCTCGGCAACATCGGCCAACTTATGTGCTGTTGCCGTAGGAACCGAAACCGATGGGTCCATCATTGCGCCCTCTTCGCATTGTGGATTGGTTGGCCTCAAACCGACAGTTGGTCTGGTTAGTCGCAGCGGCATTATTCCCATCTCGCAAACGCAGGACACCGCCGGACCCATGACCCGAACCGTAACTGACGCAGCTATTTTGCTGGGGGCGCTGGTGGGTGTCGATCCCGCGGATGCCGTTACGCTCGGAAGCCGGGGCAAAAGCGCAGCCGATTACACCCAATTTCTGAAAGCAGACGCGTTGGCGGGCAAACGGATTGGTATCGAAAAATCGTTTCTGGAAGGGCATGAAGACGTAGTGGCCTTGTACAAAGCCGCCATTGACGTACTGAAGAAACAGGGCGCTACGGTTGTGGAGGTCGAGTTGCGCAAAGAGCTTCGGGAGACGGGCAATGCGGAATTTACGGTGCTGCAATATGAATTCAAAGATGGGCTGAACCGCTACCTGGCGAAGGCCAATGCTAGCGTAAAATCCCTGGCCGACGTGATTGCTTTCAACAAGAAGAACCAAGCCAAAGCGATGCCGTACTTCAAACAGGAAACGCTCGAAAGCAGCGAAGCAAAAGGAGACCTGAGCAGTAAGGAATACACCGACGCGTTAGCTAAAACCCGCAGTTGGCGCCAACGTATCGACCAGTTGATGACGACACATAAGCTGGATGCCATTGGCGGAACCAGCATCGGCCCGGCAGGCTGCATCGACCTCATCAACGGCGACTATGACACGGGCTTTTATTTCTGCCAACCAGCCGCCATGGCTGGTTATCCGCATCTGACCATCCCGATGGGAATGGTTCACGGCCTCCCCGTCGGCTTCTCCCTCATCGCCGGAGCGTATCAGGAAGGCCCCTTACTCGCCCTGGGCTACGCTTACGAGCAGTTTTCGAAGAAGCGAGTGCGGCCGGGGTTTGTGGAGTCGTTGATTCCGGGCTAG
- a CDS encoding DUF3037 domain-containing protein: MNSVFYYSLLQYRYAQSLGEVLNVGVLLLFPEQRTATFLHPERLGRIRKLYPKFSEKVIRSYFKGIVARTNLLTKQPEVFADYEAHPRQLIDNEILIRDSSALQFGELKTAVLYTEDLTAISEQFYKLYLSFYEESEHQVRHDESYLLKEYQKRLQRRLNGLLSREAFERPVTVKPEGTNFSYQFAFAWQNGSFNLVKPVSFDLKLEQSITDKATLNVGQFTVLRPYAEQHNARFDVLVARPKDRQLYKPYDHAIQLLADQPHVKIVEEEQLDSYSAKTAEALT; the protein is encoded by the coding sequence GTGAACTCAGTATTTTACTATAGCCTCCTGCAATATCGGTACGCCCAGTCGCTGGGCGAAGTACTGAATGTTGGCGTGTTGCTACTGTTTCCTGAGCAACGCACCGCTACATTTCTCCACCCCGAACGGCTAGGCCGCATTCGAAAGCTTTACCCCAAGTTTTCAGAAAAGGTTATCCGCTCCTATTTCAAGGGTATTGTTGCCCGTACCAATCTATTAACCAAACAGCCGGAAGTCTTTGCGGATTACGAAGCTCATCCAAGACAACTGATTGATAATGAAATTCTGATTCGGGATAGCAGTGCGTTACAGTTTGGCGAATTAAAAACGGCTGTGCTGTATACGGAAGATCTAACGGCTATCAGCGAGCAGTTCTATAAACTCTATCTCTCGTTTTATGAGGAGAGCGAACATCAGGTTCGTCATGATGAGAGCTATTTGCTGAAAGAATACCAGAAACGGCTTCAGCGTCGTCTGAACGGATTGCTTTCCCGCGAAGCATTTGAACGACCTGTTACGGTTAAACCCGAAGGCACAAACTTTTCCTATCAATTCGCCTTTGCCTGGCAAAACGGGAGCTTTAATCTGGTAAAGCCCGTCAGTTTCGACTTGAAATTAGAGCAGTCCATTACAGACAAAGCGACGCTCAACGTAGGGCAATTTACCGTCTTACGCCCTTACGCAGAACAGCATAACGCGCGTTTTGATGTCTTGGTAGCTCGGCCAAAAGATCGGCAGTTGTATAAACCTTACGATCACGCGATTCAACTTTTGGCCGATCAGCCACATGTCAAAATTGTTGAAGAAGAGCAGTTGGACAGTTACTCCGCAAAAACAGCTGAAGCTTTAACGTAA
- a CDS encoding HNH endonuclease, which translates to MEYYLGTTDWRWYNYLTKQAPEDVNFWQPGGRSAFRVLNPGGAFLFKLKSPYNAIGGIGFFAAQSQIPLSTAWDTFQSRNGFDTLEEFRSVIQKYRRNSERNPTIGCIALTNPVFFEKEDWIPTPENWSPSIVQGKTYSTQDEIGLKLWQQTETVLKRYLTSSLDTKNSFAVAEESPQYGNSILRKVRIGQGAFRLSVIDAYNKRCAITGEKTLPVLEAAHIKPFAESGPNQTSNGLLLRSDMHKLFDNGYITITPEFRIEVSKRIKEEFDNGREYYQYHGKNLLILPESEINKPLPLYLDYHNTAIFRP; encoded by the coding sequence ATGGAATATTATTTAGGCACAACAGACTGGCGTTGGTATAATTATTTGACCAAACAGGCTCCAGAAGATGTAAACTTTTGGCAGCCTGGAGGTCGCAGTGCATTTCGTGTTCTTAATCCTGGTGGTGCTTTCTTATTCAAATTAAAAAGTCCATACAACGCTATTGGTGGAATCGGTTTTTTCGCTGCCCAAAGTCAAATTCCACTCTCAACCGCTTGGGATACGTTTCAGTCAAGAAACGGTTTTGATACATTAGAAGAATTTCGGTCAGTTATTCAGAAATATCGTCGCAACTCAGAGCGCAATCCGACTATTGGCTGCATAGCCCTAACTAATCCCGTATTTTTTGAGAAAGAGGATTGGATTCCAACCCCTGAAAATTGGAGTCCAAGCATCGTACAAGGGAAGACATACAGTACACAAGATGAAATCGGTCTAAAACTATGGCAACAAACCGAAACTGTGCTAAAACGCTATTTGACTTCTAGCCTGGACACTAAAAATTCATTTGCAGTAGCAGAAGAAAGCCCACAATATGGAAATTCGATATTGCGCAAAGTGAGAATTGGTCAAGGCGCATTTCGCCTTTCAGTAATAGACGCATATAATAAACGATGCGCTATTACGGGTGAGAAAACTCTACCTGTTCTGGAAGCTGCACATATCAAACCTTTTGCAGAATCTGGCCCTAATCAGACTTCTAACGGCTTACTACTTCGTTCTGACATGCATAAACTGTTTGATAATGGCTACATCACAATTACTCCTGAGTTCAGAATAGAGGTGAGCAAGCGAATTAAAGAAGAGTTTGACAATGGGCGAGAATATTATCAGTATCATGGAAAAAACTTACTAATACTACCTGAATCAGAGATTAATAAGCCTTTACCATTATATTTAGATTACCACAATACAGCAATTTTCAGGCCTTAA
- a CDS encoding VOC family protein — protein sequence MHKNWIQWFEIPVYQFDKARAFYEAVFQVELQVIDLGALTMAMFPPEIASGALCQGEWYHPSSDGVTLHVPVADIDLALQQVEQMGGHILQPKKQISTELGYMALIKDCEGNRLALRATY from the coding sequence ATGCATAAAAACTGGATACAATGGTTTGAAATACCCGTTTATCAGTTCGACAAGGCCAGGGCATTTTACGAGGCTGTTTTTCAGGTTGAACTACAGGTCATTGATTTGGGGGCACTGACGATGGCCATGTTTCCGCCTGAAATTGCATCGGGAGCACTCTGTCAGGGAGAATGGTATCACCCCTCCTCAGATGGGGTCACCCTGCATGTGCCCGTTGCCGATATCGACCTGGCGCTTCAACAGGTCGAGCAAATGGGCGGGCATATTTTACAGCCTAAAAAACAAATATCGACCGAATTAGGCTATATGGCCCTTATAAAGGATTGTGAAGGAAATCGCCTGGCCTTGCGTGCTACATACTAA